A part of Streptomyces sp. NBC_01451 genomic DNA contains:
- a CDS encoding helix-turn-helix transcriptional regulator, with translation MVNTAYDTARETPAASPWAAVGVSAFDELLYQAILNQPDAGAAGWALLTGASPARVREACNRLLTLGLLQPPDSMGGLRAVDPRVAIRALIRRRETESELLSATAEEMATAYEAGLLREEPSRLVEVASGEGAIAARLEEMYARAEHEVCLFDTPPYLAPAGPQADLQADLLNRGIVSRGIYAATGLEDPKVLSRALRMVELGEQARVLPSVPLKLLVVDGCRALLPLTASVAGGYCAVVIWHSAVTEALQKLFEMAWQQATPLGQAADDSELSESERTLTRLLAAGMKDEAVARHLGVSLRTLRRRVSELQERLGAASRFQLGMRASQRGWV, from the coding sequence ATGGTGAACACGGCATACGACACGGCAAGGGAGACCCCTGCCGCGAGCCCCTGGGCCGCGGTGGGGGTCTCCGCGTTCGACGAGCTGTTGTATCAGGCCATCCTCAACCAGCCCGACGCCGGCGCGGCCGGCTGGGCGCTGCTGACCGGTGCCTCCCCGGCCCGGGTCCGCGAGGCCTGCAACCGGCTTCTCACGCTCGGTCTGCTGCAACCACCGGACTCCATGGGCGGATTACGGGCGGTCGACCCCCGGGTGGCGATCCGCGCGCTGATCCGGCGGCGCGAGACGGAGTCCGAACTGCTGTCCGCCACCGCCGAGGAGATGGCGACCGCGTACGAGGCGGGGCTGCTGCGTGAGGAGCCCTCCCGGCTGGTCGAGGTGGCGTCCGGCGAGGGCGCCATCGCGGCACGCCTGGAGGAGATGTACGCGCGCGCAGAACACGAGGTGTGCCTTTTCGACACACCGCCGTATCTCGCCCCGGCCGGTCCGCAGGCGGATCTCCAGGCCGATCTGCTCAACCGCGGGATCGTCTCCCGCGGGATCTACGCGGCGACCGGCCTGGAGGATCCGAAGGTCCTGTCCCGCGCCTTGAGGATGGTCGAACTCGGCGAGCAGGCCCGGGTACTGCCTTCCGTGCCCCTCAAGCTGCTGGTGGTCGACGGATGCCGGGCGCTGCTGCCGCTGACCGCCTCCGTGGCCGGCGGCTACTGCGCCGTCGTGATCTGGCACTCGGCGGTGACCGAGGCCCTGCAGAAGCTCTTCGAGATGGCCTGGCAGCAGGCGACTCCGCTGGGCCAGGCGGCGGACGACAGTGAACTCTCCGAGAGCGAGAGGACGTTGACCCGGCTGCTGGCGGCCGGGATGAAGGACGAGGCGGTGGCTCGCCATCTGGGGGTGAGTCTGCGGACCCTGCGGCGGCGGGTGAGCGAGCTGCAGGAGCGGCTGGGGGCGGCGAGCAGGTTCCAGCTGGGGATGCGGGCTTCTCAACGCGGCTGGGTGTAG
- a CDS encoding S8 family peptidase — MRRLHALWAVAGAAGLLAGAIAPATAGPRSPVPTSRATSTPDLTRSGATSTQTVTLITGDTVSVTTGADGKNAVDVRRGQGREAATFLSSEKNGEVSVLPADAIPLVRAGRLDPALFNVTQLVKQGYSDAKTGTTPVIATYSKGSATPEGARRTLALPGIDGAALSAKKSSAFWTDIAPALGTEPTAKAARQLGEGIDKLWLDAQVKASLDVSVPQIGAPEVWRSGYDGKGVKVAVLDTGVDTGHPDLAGKIAESTSFVPDQSVQDGHGHGTHVASTIVGSGAASDGRLKGVAPGAELLVGKVLGNDGRGQSSWIIAGMEWAAHSGAKIVSMSLGGTATGASDVLSETVDELSASTGTLFVVASGNAGPYAQSVGTPGIADSALTVGAVDKSDKLASFSSRGPRLGDFAVKPEITAPGVGIVAARAAGTTMGTPVDANYTAANGTSMATPHVAGAAALVAQAHPDWTGEQIKQSLASTAKTNKVNSVFEQGDGRVDAVRAVGQGVFATSALSFGLFEDGDTGTVGKDITYTNTTDKAVELTVSSTLAAAAPGAGTVTVPAKGTATVPVTVDPAAQAQGRYTGHVTATADGVEVTTAVGFEKAPKTHDLKVSLLGRDGKAPTGGSIYTLMELSGAVPDEYGFLGTGWTWQVPAGTYAISTWIPDRDAGGTVVGTSVVTSPEIKVGGDTEVVLDARKAVEIKPRTKQNSEFKGFSTNVHREGPGNAWGLTYSQGFWTDHVYVTPTPQVTIGSLEFSAKFRLYEKELTASVTGPEKTELSSLYYSQTYEDFPLKISGDHKVRAVDAGGGTEADFAGLDVKGKVAVVRVGATDRAQSALDNATKAGAGYLIVYRDKPGFWIEAVDRATTVPLMIATGEEGAELTGLLKTGKKVTLKLSGTPVSPYVYNVLVAQSGSISADQTYSLDKSNTVKRHARYYGATAGEMGADALYTFRPWQLFGIESSVYTQLGTERDEYYYVDPDTRTWHVVYPNWNTFRGQWSPLRTFDKAGTEKTTENWLRQVIRPGTSEEYGLSERTGDKLTMSVAELTDSTPGHYGYIDGTDSTAKGKLYADGQLVGNSVLGGYGVFDVPAAKASYRFELDVQRRAEWARYSTSTHTEWTFASAHTDAGTALPVLTVGIAPKGLDLLNRAEHKGELEVALPVANQLGSVRASSLKAWVSYDDGTSWKEVKVSGGTARFKAVKGAGSVSLRVRAADKDGNRIDQTVLRAFGLK; from the coding sequence ATGCGAAGACTCCACGCCCTCTGGGCCGTGGCAGGAGCGGCCGGACTGCTCGCGGGGGCCATCGCCCCCGCGACGGCCGGCCCCCGGTCCCCGGTCCCCACGTCCCGCGCCACAAGCACACCGGACCTCACCCGATCGGGCGCCACGAGCACGCAGACCGTCACCCTCATCACCGGCGACACGGTTTCCGTCACCACGGGAGCGGACGGCAAGAACGCCGTCGACGTCCGGCGCGGCCAGGGCCGTGAGGCGGCCACCTTCCTGTCCAGCGAGAAGAACGGCGAGGTCAGCGTCCTGCCGGCGGACGCGATCCCGCTGGTCCGGGCGGGCCGCCTCGACCCGGCCCTGTTCAATGTCACCCAGCTGGTCAAGCAGGGCTACTCGGACGCGAAGACCGGCACCACCCCTGTCATCGCGACGTACAGCAAGGGCAGCGCGACCCCCGAGGGCGCGCGCCGGACGCTCGCGCTGCCCGGCATCGACGGTGCCGCGCTCAGCGCGAAGAAGTCCAGCGCCTTCTGGACGGACATCGCCCCTGCCCTGGGCACCGAGCCCACCGCGAAGGCCGCGAGGCAGCTCGGCGAGGGCATCGACAAGCTCTGGCTGGACGCCCAGGTGAAGGCGTCCCTCGATGTGAGCGTGCCGCAGATCGGCGCACCCGAGGTGTGGAGGTCGGGCTACGACGGCAAGGGCGTCAAGGTCGCCGTCCTGGACACCGGCGTGGACACCGGTCACCCGGATCTGGCCGGGAAGATCGCCGAGTCGACCAGCTTCGTGCCCGACCAGTCGGTGCAGGACGGCCACGGCCACGGCACCCATGTGGCGTCCACGATCGTCGGCTCCGGCGCGGCCTCGGACGGCAGGCTCAAGGGCGTCGCCCCGGGCGCGGAGCTATTGGTCGGCAAGGTGCTCGGCAACGACGGTCGCGGCCAGTCCTCGTGGATCATCGCGGGCATGGAGTGGGCGGCGCACTCCGGTGCGAAGATCGTCTCCATGTCGCTGGGCGGTACGGCGACCGGCGCGTCCGACGTGCTCAGTGAGACCGTCGACGAACTGTCCGCCTCCACCGGCACCCTCTTCGTGGTCGCGTCGGGCAACGCGGGCCCCTACGCGCAGTCGGTCGGCACCCCGGGCATCGCCGACTCGGCGCTGACGGTGGGCGCGGTCGACAAGTCCGACAAACTCGCGTCGTTCTCCAGCCGTGGCCCGCGCCTCGGCGACTTCGCGGTCAAGCCGGAGATCACCGCGCCGGGTGTCGGCATCGTGGCGGCCCGTGCGGCGGGCACCACCATGGGTACGCCGGTCGACGCCAACTACACGGCGGCGAACGGTACGTCGATGGCGACCCCGCATGTCGCGGGTGCCGCGGCGCTGGTCGCGCAGGCCCACCCCGACTGGACGGGCGAGCAGATCAAGCAGTCCCTGGCCAGTACGGCGAAGACGAACAAGGTCAACTCCGTGTTCGAGCAGGGAGACGGCCGGGTCGACGCCGTACGGGCGGTCGGGCAGGGCGTGTTCGCGACCTCGGCGCTGAGCTTCGGCCTGTTCGAGGACGGTGACACCGGAACCGTCGGCAAGGACATCACGTACACCAACACCACCGACAAGGCGGTGGAGTTGACGGTCTCGTCCACCCTCGCCGCGGCCGCCCCGGGCGCCGGAACCGTCACTGTTCCCGCCAAGGGCACCGCGACGGTCCCGGTCACGGTCGACCCGGCGGCGCAGGCCCAGGGCCGGTACACGGGCCACGTCACGGCGACCGCCGACGGCGTCGAGGTCACCACGGCCGTCGGCTTCGAGAAGGCACCGAAGACCCACGACCTCAAGGTCTCCCTCCTCGGCCGCGACGGCAAGGCGCCCACCGGGGGCTCGATCTACACGCTCATGGAGCTGAGCGGCGCCGTCCCCGACGAGTACGGTTTCCTCGGCACCGGCTGGACCTGGCAGGTCCCGGCCGGCACCTACGCCATCTCGACCTGGATCCCCGACCGTGACGCGGGCGGGACGGTCGTCGGCACCTCGGTCGTCACCAGCCCCGAGATCAAGGTGGGCGGGGACACGGAGGTCGTGCTCGACGCCCGCAAGGCGGTGGAGATCAAGCCGAGGACCAAGCAGAACTCCGAGTTCAAGGGCTTCAGCACCAATGTGCACCGCGAGGGGCCGGGCAACGCCTGGGGGCTCACCTACAGCCAGGGCTTCTGGACCGACCACGTCTATGTGACGCCGACCCCGCAGGTCACCATCGGAAGCCTGGAGTTCTCCGCCAAGTTCCGGCTGTACGAGAAGGAGTTGACGGCGAGCGTCACCGGCCCGGAGAAGACCGAGCTGTCCTCGCTCTACTACTCCCAGACGTACGAGGACTTCCCGTTGAAGATCAGCGGTGACCACAAGGTCCGGGCGGTGGACGCGGGCGGCGGTACCGAGGCCGACTTCGCGGGGCTCGACGTCAAGGGCAAGGTGGCGGTGGTCCGGGTCGGCGCCACGGACCGCGCGCAGAGCGCTCTGGACAACGCGACCAAGGCCGGTGCGGGTTACCTCATCGTGTACCGCGACAAGCCCGGTTTCTGGATCGAGGCCGTGGACCGCGCGACCACGGTCCCGCTGATGATCGCCACCGGCGAGGAGGGCGCCGAGCTCACCGGACTGCTGAAGACCGGCAAGAAGGTCACGCTGAAGCTGAGCGGCACACCGGTCAGTCCGTACGTCTACAACGTGCTCGTCGCGCAGAGCGGTTCCATCTCCGCGGATCAGACGTACAGCCTGGACAAGTCCAACACGGTGAAGCGGCACGCCCGTTACTACGGGGCGACGGCCGGCGAGATGGGCGCGGACGCCCTGTACACGTTCCGCCCCTGGCAGCTCTTCGGTATCGAGAGCAGCGTGTACACACAGCTGGGCACGGAGCGCGACGAGTACTACTACGTCGACCCCGACACCCGTACCTGGCACGTCGTCTACCCCAACTGGAACACGTTCAGGGGCCAGTGGAGCCCGCTGCGGACCTTCGACAAGGCGGGCACGGAGAAGACCACGGAGAACTGGCTGCGCCAGGTCATCCGCCCCGGGACCAGTGAGGAGTACGGCCTCTCCGAGCGCACCGGCGACAAACTCACCATGTCGGTGGCGGAGTTGACCGACTCCACGCCGGGCCACTACGGGTACATCGACGGCACCGACAGCACCGCCAAGGGCAAGCTCTACGCGGACGGGCAGTTGGTCGGCAACTCGGTGCTCGGCGGCTACGGCGTCTTCGACGTGCCGGCGGCCAAGGCCTCGTACCGCTTCGAGCTGGATGTGCAGCGGCGGGCGGAGTGGGCCAGGTACTCCACGAGCACGCACACCGAGTGGACGTTCGCCTCGGCGCACACCGACGCCGGGACGGCGCTGCCGGTGCTCACTGTCGGTATCGCCCCGAAGGGTCTCGACCTTCTCAACCGGGCCGAGCACAAGGGGGAGTTGGAGGTCGCGCTGCCCGTCGCCAACCAGTTGGGAAGCGTGAGGGCGAGCAGCCTCAAGGCCTGGGTCTCCTACGACGACGGCACCTCCTGGAAGGAGGTGAAGGTCAGCGGCGGCACGGCGCGGTTCAAGGCCGTGAAGGGCGCCGGGTCGGTGTCGCTGCGGGTACGGGCCGCCGACAAGGACGGCAACCGGATCGACCAGACGGTGCTGCGGGCGTTCGGCCTGAAGTGA
- the acnA gene encoding aconitate hydratase AcnA: MSANSFDARSTLSVGDESYEIFRLDKVEGSARLPYSLKVLLENLLRTEDGANITADHIRAIGGWDSQAQPSQEIQFTPARVIMQDFTGVPCVVDLATMREAVKALGGDPAKVNPLSPAEMVIDHSVIADKFGTNEAFAQNVELEYGRNKERYQFLRWGQTAFDDFKVVPPGTGIVHQVNIEHLARTVMVRGGQAYPDTLVGTDSHTTMVNGLGVLGWGVGGIEAEAAMLGQPVSMLIPRVVGFKLTGELTPGTTATDLVLTITEMLRKHGVVGKFVEFYGEGVAATSLANRATIGNMSPEFGSTAAVFPIDGETIKYLKLTGRSEQQLALVEAYAKEQGLWLDPAAEPDFSEKLELDLSTVVPSIAGPKRPQDRIVLANAAEQFKVDVRNYVDSVDEAGQESFPASDSPAVAPNGVPSSPVTVTAPDGSTYEIDHGAVTVAAITSCTNTSNPYVMVAAALVAKKAVEKGLTRKPWVKTTLAPGSKVVTDYFDKAGLTPYLDKVGFNLVGYGCTTCIGNSGPLPDEVSKAVNDHDLAVTSVLSGNRNFEGRINPDVKMNYLASPPLVVAYALAGSMKVDITRDALGVDQEGKPVFLADIWPSEAEVNDVVANAIGEDMFSKSYSDVFAGDAQWQALSIPEGNTFEWDPQSTYVRKPPYFEGMTMETTPVSDIAGARVLAKLGDSVTTDHISPAGAIKADTPGGKYLTEHGVERRDFNSYGSRRGNHEVMIRGTFANIRLRNQIAPGTEGGYTRDFTQPDAPVAFIYDASRNYIEQGIPLVILSGKEYGSGSSRDWAAKGTALLGVKAVIAESYERIHRSNLIGMGVLPLQYPEGVTAESLGLTGEETFSFTGVEELNNGTTPRTVKVTTDTGVDFDAVVRIDTPGEADYYRNGGIMQYVLRNLIRN; the protein is encoded by the coding sequence GTGTCGGCGAACAGCTTCGACGCCCGTAGCACGCTCAGCGTGGGCGACGAGTCGTACGAGATCTTCCGGCTGGACAAGGTGGAAGGCTCGGCTCGCCTTCCGTACAGCCTGAAGGTGCTGCTGGAGAACCTGCTCCGCACCGAGGACGGCGCGAACATCACCGCCGACCACATCCGGGCCATCGGCGGCTGGGACTCGCAGGCGCAGCCCAGCCAGGAGATCCAGTTCACGCCGGCCCGCGTGATCATGCAGGACTTCACCGGCGTGCCCTGTGTCGTGGACCTCGCCACCATGCGTGAGGCCGTCAAGGCCCTCGGCGGCGACCCGGCGAAGGTCAACCCGCTCTCCCCGGCCGAGATGGTCATCGACCACTCCGTCATCGCCGACAAGTTCGGCACCAACGAGGCCTTCGCGCAGAACGTCGAGCTGGAGTACGGCCGCAACAAGGAGCGCTACCAGTTCCTTCGCTGGGGCCAGACGGCGTTCGACGACTTCAAGGTCGTCCCGCCCGGCACCGGCATCGTCCACCAGGTCAACATCGAGCACCTCGCCCGTACGGTCATGGTCCGGGGCGGCCAGGCGTACCCCGACACCCTGGTCGGCACCGACTCCCACACCACCATGGTCAACGGCCTCGGTGTGCTGGGCTGGGGCGTCGGCGGTATCGAGGCCGAGGCCGCGATGCTGGGCCAGCCCGTCTCGATGCTCATCCCGCGCGTCGTCGGCTTCAAGCTCACCGGTGAGCTGACGCCCGGCACCACCGCCACCGACCTCGTGCTGACCATCACGGAGATGCTCCGCAAGCACGGTGTCGTCGGCAAGTTCGTCGAGTTCTACGGCGAGGGCGTGGCCGCCACCTCCCTCGCGAACCGCGCCACCATCGGCAACATGTCGCCGGAGTTCGGTTCCACCGCCGCGGTCTTCCCGATCGACGGCGAGACCATCAAGTACCTCAAGCTCACCGGCCGCTCCGAGCAGCAGCTCGCGCTCGTCGAGGCGTACGCCAAGGAGCAGGGCCTCTGGCTGGACCCGGCCGCCGAGCCCGACTTCTCCGAGAAGCTGGAGCTCGACCTCTCGACGGTCGTCCCCTCCATCGCCGGCCCGAAGCGCCCGCAGGACCGCATCGTCCTCGCGAACGCCGCCGAGCAGTTCAAGGTCGACGTCCGCAACTACGTCGACTCCGTCGACGAGGCCGGCCAGGAGTCCTTCCCGGCCTCCGACTCCCCGGCCGTCGCCCCGAACGGCGTCCCGTCGAGCCCGGTCACCGTGACCGCCCCCGACGGCTCGACGTACGAGATCGACCACGGCGCGGTGACGGTCGCGGCCATCACCTCCTGCACCAACACCTCGAACCCGTACGTCATGGTCGCCGCCGCGCTCGTCGCGAAGAAGGCCGTGGAGAAGGGACTGACCCGCAAGCCGTGGGTCAAGACCACCCTCGCCCCGGGCTCCAAGGTCGTCACCGACTACTTCGACAAGGCGGGGCTCACCCCCTACCTCGACAAGGTCGGCTTCAACCTCGTCGGCTACGGCTGCACCACCTGCATCGGCAACTCCGGCCCGCTGCCGGACGAGGTCTCCAAGGCCGTCAACGACCACGACCTGGCCGTCACTTCGGTGCTCTCCGGCAACCGCAACTTCGAGGGCCGGATCAACCCCGACGTCAAGATGAACTACCTGGCGTCCCCGCCGCTGGTCGTCGCGTACGCCCTCGCGGGTTCCATGAAGGTGGACATCACGCGCGACGCGCTGGGTGTGGACCAGGAGGGCAAGCCGGTCTTCCTGGCCGACATCTGGCCCTCCGAGGCCGAGGTCAACGACGTCGTGGCGAACGCCATCGGCGAGGACATGTTCTCCAAGTCCTACTCCGACGTCTTCGCGGGCGACGCCCAGTGGCAGGCCCTGTCGATCCCCGAGGGCAACACCTTCGAGTGGGACCCGCAGTCCACCTACGTGCGCAAGCCCCCCTACTTCGAGGGCATGACGATGGAGACCACCCCGGTCTCGGACATCGCCGGCGCCCGCGTCCTCGCCAAGCTGGGCGACTCGGTCACCACCGACCACATCTCCCCGGCCGGCGCGATCAAGGCCGACACCCCCGGCGGCAAGTACCTCACGGAGCACGGTGTCGAGCGCCGTGACTTCAACTCGTACGGCTCCCGCCGTGGCAACCACGAGGTGATGATCCGCGGCACGTTCGCCAACATCCGCCTGCGCAACCAGATCGCGCCGGGCACCGAGGGCGGCTACACCCGCGACTTCACCCAGCCCGACGCGCCCGTGGCGTTCATCTACGACGCCTCGCGCAACTACATCGAGCAGGGCATCCCGCTGGTCATCCTGTCCGGCAAGGAGTACGGCTCCGGCTCGTCCCGCGACTGGGCCGCCAAGGGCACCGCGCTCCTGGGCGTCAAGGCCGTCATCGCCGAGTCGTACGAGCGCATCCACCGCTCGAACCTCATCGGCATGGGCGTGCTGCCGCTCCAGTACCCGGAGGGCGTCACCGCCGAGTCCCTCGGCCTCACCGGCGAGGAGACCTTCTCCTTCACCGGCGTCGAGGAACTGAACAACGGCACCACCCCGCGCACGGTCAAGGTGACCACCGACACGGGCGTCGACTTCGACGCGGTCGTCCGCATCGACACCCCCGGTGAGGCCGACTACTACCGCAACGGCGGCATCATGCAGTACGTGCTGCGCAACCTGATCCGCAACTAG
- a CDS encoding DUF4236 domain-containing protein, whose product MTLTFRKSFRILPWLRLNINRRSMSFTTGSKHGPRHTRSTTGRRTTSMNLPGPFGWRKTRTKKDD is encoded by the coding sequence ATGACTCTCACGTTCCGCAAGAGCTTCCGGATCCTTCCCTGGCTCCGACTGAACATCAACAGGCGATCCATGTCGTTCACCACAGGCAGCAAGCACGGGCCGCGGCACACGCGCAGCACCACGGGACGCCGTACGACATCGATGAACCTGCCCGGACCTTTCGGGTGGCGGAAGACCCGCACGAAGAAGGACGACTGA
- a CDS encoding helix-turn-helix domain-containing protein produces the protein MADDYLVRIGKLIRDARQHRGWTQTQLAEALGTSQSAVNRIERGNQNISLEMIARIGEALDSEIVSLGYAGPMHLRVVGGRRLSGSIDVKTSKNACVALLCASLLNKGRTVLRRVARIEEVYRLLEVLNSIGVRARWINDGVDLEIVPPAELDMAAIDAEAARRTRSIIMFLGPLLHRLDSFRLPYAGGCDLGTRTIEPHMIALRRFGLDIAATEGLYHARVDRSVSPGRPIVLTERGDTVTENALLAAARHDGVTVIRNASSNYMVQDLCFFLEALGVRVEGVGTTTLTVHGVPTIDVDVDYSPSEDPVEAMSLLTAAVVTESELTVRRVPIEFLEIELAVLEEMGLDHDRTPEYFADNGRTRLVDLTVRPSKLEAPIDKIHPMPFPGLNIDNVPFFAAIAASAQGQTLIHDWVYDNRAIYLTDLNRLGGRLQLLDPHRVLVEGPTRWRAAEMMCPPALRPAVVVLLAMMAADGTSVLRNVYVINRGYEDLAERLNSVGAQIEIFRDI, from the coding sequence ATGGCAGACGACTACCTCGTACGTATCGGCAAGCTCATCCGTGACGCCAGACAGCACCGGGGCTGGACACAGACGCAGCTCGCCGAGGCTCTCGGCACCAGTCAGAGCGCGGTCAACCGCATCGAGCGCGGCAATCAAAACATCAGCCTTGAGATGATCGCTCGAATCGGTGAAGCACTCGACAGCGAGATCGTCTCCCTGGGCTACGCGGGTCCGATGCACCTGCGCGTGGTCGGCGGTCGTCGGCTGTCCGGTTCCATCGACGTCAAGACCAGCAAGAACGCGTGTGTCGCGCTGCTGTGCGCCTCGCTCCTCAACAAGGGGCGCACAGTGCTGCGCCGCGTCGCCCGCATCGAAGAGGTGTACCGCCTGCTGGAGGTGCTCAACTCGATCGGCGTACGGGCGCGGTGGATCAACGACGGCGTCGACCTGGAGATCGTGCCGCCGGCCGAGCTGGACATGGCGGCCATCGACGCCGAGGCCGCCCGCCGGACCCGCTCGATCATCATGTTCCTCGGCCCGCTGCTGCACCGCCTGGACAGCTTCAGGCTGCCGTACGCGGGTGGCTGCGACCTCGGCACCCGGACCATCGAGCCGCACATGATCGCGCTGCGCCGGTTCGGGCTGGACATCGCGGCGACGGAGGGGCTCTACCACGCCCGCGTCGACCGTTCCGTCTCCCCCGGCCGCCCGATCGTGCTGACCGAGCGCGGGGACACCGTCACCGAGAACGCGCTGCTCGCCGCCGCCCGGCACGACGGCGTGACCGTCATCCGCAACGCGTCCTCCAACTACATGGTCCAGGACCTGTGCTTCTTCCTGGAGGCCCTCGGCGTCCGGGTCGAGGGCGTCGGCACGACGACGCTCACCGTGCACGGCGTACCGACCATCGACGTCGACGTGGACTACTCGCCCTCCGAGGACCCGGTCGAGGCCATGAGCCTGCTGACGGCGGCGGTCGTCACGGAGTCCGAACTGACCGTGCGCCGGGTGCCGATCGAGTTCCTGGAGATCGAGCTGGCGGTCCTGGAGGAGATGGGGCTCGACCACGACCGTACGCCCGAGTACTTCGCGGACAACGGCCGTACGCGGCTGGTCGACCTGACGGTCCGGCCCTCCAAGCTGGAGGCGCCGATCGACAAGATCCACCCGATGCCGTTCCCCGGCCTGAACATCGACAACGTGCCCTTCTTCGCGGCCATCGCGGCCTCGGCGCAGGGCCAGACCCTCATCCACGACTGGGTCTACGACAACCGCGCGATCTATCTGACCGACCTGAACCGCCTCGGCGGACGCCTCCAGCTCCTCGACCCGCACCGGGTGCTGGTCGAGGGCCCGACCCGCTGGCGGGCCGCCGAGATGATGTGCCCGCCCGCGCTGCGGCCCGCCGTGGTCGTCCTGCTCGCCATGATGGCGGCCGACGGCACGTCCGTACTGCGCAACGTCTACGTCATCAACCGCGGGTACGAGGACCTGGCGGAGCGGCTCAACTCGGTGGGGGCACAGATCGAGATCTTCCGGGACATCTGA
- a CDS encoding iron-containing redox enzyme family protein — protein sequence MTTTAPAARDHTTGPLLPRSRGELSRTVRQTLTRPAGTPLSQRVTAAHADPYGDDLQLALHLCYELHYRGFAGVDPAWEWDPGLLRLRAEMEHRFLSALRADVGPPRTADEALADLLVEPVDADGPSHFLMEQGELWQFREYAAQRSLYHLKEADPHAWVIPRLTGRAKAAMVAVEYDEFGAGRPERIHARLFADLMADLGLDTAYGRYVDTAGAEMLTSVNLMSLFGLHRALRGALVGHFAAVETTSSPGSRRLARGLRRVGAGPAAVRFYAEHVEADAVHEQIVRRDVVGGLLETEPFLDEDIAFGVDATEWTENRLGTHLLTAWRDGRTSLRTPL from the coding sequence ATGACCACCACCGCACCGGCCGCCCGTGACCACACCACCGGCCCCCTGCTGCCACGAAGCAGGGGCGAACTCTCCCGTACGGTCCGCCAGACCCTGACCAGGCCCGCCGGGACGCCGCTGTCGCAACGGGTGACGGCGGCGCACGCGGACCCCTACGGGGACGATCTGCAACTGGCGCTCCACCTCTGCTACGAACTGCACTACCGCGGCTTCGCCGGCGTCGACCCCGCGTGGGAGTGGGACCCCGGGCTGCTGCGGCTGAGGGCGGAGATGGAGCACCGCTTCCTGTCCGCGCTCCGCGCCGACGTCGGCCCGCCGAGAACGGCCGACGAGGCCCTCGCGGACCTTCTCGTGGAACCCGTCGACGCCGACGGACCCTCCCACTTCCTCATGGAACAAGGAGAGTTGTGGCAGTTCCGCGAGTACGCGGCCCAGCGCTCCCTCTACCACCTCAAGGAAGCAGATCCGCATGCCTGGGTCATCCCGCGGCTGACGGGACGCGCGAAGGCCGCGATGGTCGCCGTGGAGTACGACGAGTTCGGCGCCGGACGGCCCGAGCGCATCCACGCCCGGCTGTTCGCCGACCTGATGGCGGACCTGGGCCTGGACACCGCGTACGGACGGTACGTCGACACGGCCGGCGCGGAGATGCTGACGAGCGTCAACCTGATGTCCCTGTTCGGACTCCACCGGGCGCTGCGCGGAGCGCTGGTGGGCCACTTCGCAGCCGTGGAGACGACCTCGTCGCCCGGCTCGCGACGCCTCGCTCGCGGACTGCGACGCGTCGGCGCGGGCCCTGCCGCCGTCCGCTTCTACGCCGAGCACGTCGAGGCCGACGCGGTCCACGAACAGATCGTCCGCCGGGACGTCGTCGGCGGTCTCCTCGAAACCGAGCCCTTTCTCGACGAGGACATCGCCTTCGGCGTCGACGCCACCGAATGGACCGAGAACCGGCTGGGCACCCACCTCCTCACCGCCTGGCGCGACGGCCGCACCTCACTGCGTACACCGCTGTGA
- a CDS encoding CDGSH iron-sulfur domain-containing protein, whose amino-acid sequence MPNEPAEQSHRVTLTSDGPILVEGPVEVVLDDGRTVRSDRFVVALCVCRRSRSYPWCDTSHRARVKRRTV is encoded by the coding sequence GTGCCGAACGAACCCGCTGAACAGTCGCACCGCGTCACGCTGACGAGCGACGGGCCGATCCTCGTCGAAGGGCCGGTCGAGGTCGTGCTCGACGACGGGCGCACCGTGCGTTCGGACCGGTTCGTCGTCGCGCTCTGCGTGTGCCGGCGCAGCCGCTCCTACCCCTGGTGCGACACCAGCCACCGGGCCCGAGTCAAGAGGCGGACCGTATGA